A single region of the Vibrio cyclitrophicus genome encodes:
- the ompR gene encoding two-component system response regulator OmpR gives MQENYKILVVDDDARLRALLERYLSEQGFQVRSVANSEQMDRLLTRENFHLMVLDLMLPGEDGLSICRRLRNANNSLPILMLTAKGDEVDRIVGLEVGADDYLPKPFNPRELLARIKAVMRRQVIEAPGAPSTEESVVEFGEFRLNLGTREMFRGEEPMPLTSGEFAVLKSLVTNAREPMSRDKLMNMARGREYSAMERSIDVQISRLRRLVEEDPSKPRYIQTVWGLGYVFVPDGKAV, from the coding sequence ATGCAAGAGAACTACAAAATTTTAGTGGTCGATGACGATGCTCGTTTACGTGCACTGTTAGAACGCTATCTGTCAGAGCAAGGCTTTCAAGTGCGTAGCGTGGCAAACAGTGAGCAGATGGACCGCCTGTTAACCCGTGAAAATTTTCACTTGATGGTATTGGATTTAATGTTGCCGGGCGAAGACGGTCTGTCGATCTGTCGCCGTCTAAGAAACGCAAACAACTCGCTACCAATCCTGATGCTGACCGCAAAGGGTGACGAAGTGGATCGCATTGTGGGTTTGGAAGTGGGTGCTGATGACTACCTGCCAAAACCATTTAACCCGCGTGAACTGCTTGCTCGTATTAAAGCGGTAATGCGTCGCCAAGTGATTGAAGCACCGGGCGCGCCAAGCACAGAAGAGTCTGTGGTTGAGTTTGGTGAGTTCCGTCTGAACCTAGGTACGCGTGAAATGTTCCGCGGTGAAGAGCCAATGCCTCTTACCTCGGGTGAATTTGCGGTTCTTAAGTCGCTGGTTACTAACGCTCGTGAGCCAATGTCTCGCGATAAGCTGATGAACATGGCACGTGGCCGTGAGTATTCAGCAATGGAACGTTCAATCGATGTTCAGATTTCTCGTCTGCGTCGTCTTGTTGAAGAAGATCCAAGTAAACCTCGCTACATCCAAACGGTGTGGGGCTTGGGTTACGTATTCGTTCCAGATGGCAAAGCTGTGTAA
- the envZ gene encoding two-component system sensor histidine kinase EnvZ, producing the protein MRIRSSFTQSIVLFLTLLVASQVFSYYAVFNYALMPSLQQFNKILAHELNLVLDQGSDIEIDAPLRQRVLEQLGVTVHAKDSEASGEYYHAMAIDLMSEEMTKELGSETEVRLILGKESYVLWMDIDQLPNSLIRIPLSELQEEDFAPLFRNSLIMAMLIVAGGWLFIRLQNRPLIALETAAQGVGRGDIPPPLPVQGAQEIRSVTRAFNQMSKGIQELEEDRALLMAGISHDLRTPLTRIRLATEMMSPEDSYLAEGIISDTEECNEIISQFMDYLKPVDRESFQAVFVDDIAREVSSSEGGYEIQIETDIPEAMKPALGNPIAMKRAVSNLVVNALRYGNGWVKVSTGMTADNKLAWVTVEDNGPGIPQDQVGKLFEPFTRGDTARGSEGTGLGLAIVKRIVSQHQGAVVVNNRSEGGLKAQISFPVKP; encoded by the coding sequence ATGCGCATACGTAGCTCCTTTACTCAGTCGATAGTGCTCTTCTTAACCCTGTTGGTTGCTAGCCAAGTTTTTTCTTATTACGCCGTGTTCAACTATGCCTTGATGCCAAGTTTGCAGCAGTTCAATAAGATTCTGGCTCACGAGTTAAACCTAGTATTGGATCAAGGGAGCGATATCGAAATCGATGCGCCACTGCGCCAGCGTGTGCTTGAGCAGCTTGGGGTGACCGTTCACGCCAAAGACAGCGAAGCATCGGGTGAGTATTACCATGCGATGGCGATTGACCTAATGAGTGAGGAAATGACCAAAGAGTTAGGCTCTGAAACGGAAGTTCGGCTGATTCTAGGCAAAGAGAGCTATGTACTGTGGATGGACATCGATCAGCTGCCGAATTCATTGATTCGCATTCCTCTGTCTGAGCTACAAGAAGAGGACTTCGCACCTCTATTTCGTAATAGCTTGATCATGGCGATGTTGATTGTTGCTGGTGGTTGGCTGTTTATCCGATTGCAAAATCGTCCGTTGATAGCGTTAGAGACAGCAGCGCAAGGCGTAGGGCGTGGCGACATTCCACCGCCACTGCCAGTGCAGGGGGCGCAAGAGATTCGCTCGGTGACTCGAGCCTTTAATCAGATGTCGAAAGGCATTCAAGAACTGGAAGAAGATAGAGCCCTGCTGATGGCGGGTATCAGTCATGACTTACGTACGCCACTCACTCGCATTCGCTTGGCCACTGAAATGATGTCACCCGAAGACAGCTATTTAGCGGAAGGGATCATCAGTGATACTGAAGAGTGTAACGAGATCATCAGCCAGTTTATGGACTACCTAAAGCCCGTTGATCGAGAGTCATTCCAAGCGGTATTTGTCGATGATATTGCCCGTGAAGTGTCCAGTTCAGAGGGTGGCTACGAGATACAAATTGAAACAGACATTCCGGAAGCAATGAAACCTGCATTAGGTAACCCGATTGCGATGAAACGTGCCGTGAGTAACTTGGTGGTGAATGCACTGCGTTACGGCAATGGCTGGGTGAAGGTTTCGACGGGGATGACAGCCGATAATAAATTGGCTTGGGTCACTGTTGAAGACAATGGCCCAGGGATCCCGCAAGACCAAGTAGGTAAATTGTTTGAACCGTTCACGCGTGGTGATACCGCTCGTGGTAGTGAAGGTACTGGCTTAGGTTTAGCGATCGTTAAACGCATTGTCAGTCAACATCAAGGTGCGGTAGTCGTGAATAATCGTAGTGAAGGTGGCTTAAAAGCGCAGATCAGTTTCCCTGTGAAGCCCTAG
- the recG gene encoding ATP-dependent DNA helicase RecG has translation MSQLLSAIPLNSLSGVGAKVAEKLEKVGLNNVQDLLFHLPLRYEDRTRIYPIVKLHAGLWAAVQGKVMHVDTIFGKRKMLAVKISDGNGTITLRFFNFTAGMKNNFAEGKQVHAYGEIKRGNMGLEIVHPDYKFFAPRQQPDVEANLTPVYPTTEGLRQVTLRNLTDQALELIDKAAVNELLPSGLYDHQITLAQALHTIHRPPPGIDLELFDEGKHPAQLRLIMEELLAQNLSMLSVRSKGQQDKAMPFPPVHALKDKLLAQLPFSPTNAQTRVTKEIEADLEKPHPMMRLVQGDVGSGKTLVAALAAVRALEHGQQVALMAPTELLAEQHAINFANWFEAMGIQVGWLAGKLKGKARETELVHIASGEAQMVVGTHALFQEHVEFKNLGLVIIDEQHRFGVHQRLELREKGAKQGYYPHQLVMTATPIPRTLAMTAYADLETSIIDELPPGRTPIQTVAIPDTKRDDIVERVKNACLNEGKQAYWVCTLIDESEVLEAQAAADTAEELQHKLPDVKIGLVHGRMKPAEKQAVMQEFKENKLHLLVATTVIEVGVDVPNSSLMIIENPERLGLAQLHQLRGRVGRGSVASHCVLLYHSPLSKTAQKRLGVLRESNDGFVIAQRDLEIRGPGELLGTKQTGLADFKIADLVRDQRLIPEVQRIARHIHDSYPDNAKAIINRWLGERDVYSKA, from the coding sequence ATGTCACAGCTTTTATCTGCTATCCCTCTCAACTCTTTATCTGGAGTCGGCGCTAAAGTCGCAGAGAAACTGGAGAAGGTTGGGCTTAACAACGTACAAGACCTGCTATTTCACCTCCCTTTACGCTATGAAGATAGAACTCGCATCTATCCAATCGTCAAACTGCACGCTGGCCTTTGGGCTGCTGTGCAAGGCAAGGTGATGCACGTCGATACCATTTTCGGTAAACGTAAGATGTTGGCGGTAAAAATCAGTGATGGTAACGGCACCATTACTCTGCGCTTTTTCAACTTCACCGCTGGTATGAAGAATAACTTTGCCGAAGGCAAACAAGTGCATGCCTACGGTGAGATCAAGCGCGGTAATATGGGGCTTGAGATCGTCCACCCTGACTACAAATTCTTTGCGCCTAGGCAACAACCAGATGTTGAAGCCAATCTGACTCCGGTGTATCCAACCACCGAGGGGTTAAGGCAAGTCACGCTGCGTAACCTCACCGACCAAGCATTAGAACTGATCGACAAAGCCGCGGTGAATGAGCTGCTACCATCAGGTTTATACGATCACCAAATTACCCTCGCACAAGCACTGCATACCATTCACAGGCCGCCTCCAGGTATTGACCTAGAGTTGTTTGATGAGGGTAAACACCCTGCGCAGCTACGCCTGATTATGGAAGAACTACTGGCTCAGAACTTATCGATGCTGTCTGTTCGTAGTAAGGGGCAACAAGACAAAGCGATGCCTTTTCCTCCAGTACATGCACTTAAAGATAAGCTACTCGCTCAGTTACCGTTCTCACCAACCAATGCACAAACACGAGTAACCAAGGAGATCGAAGCTGACCTTGAAAAACCGCACCCAATGATGCGTTTAGTTCAGGGCGATGTAGGCTCAGGTAAAACCTTGGTCGCTGCGCTTGCGGCTGTTCGCGCACTCGAACACGGTCAACAAGTTGCGCTAATGGCACCCACCGAATTGCTCGCGGAACAACACGCGATCAACTTTGCTAACTGGTTTGAGGCGATGGGCATTCAAGTTGGGTGGCTAGCAGGTAAACTCAAAGGCAAGGCTCGCGAAACCGAGCTCGTTCATATTGCCAGTGGTGAAGCACAAATGGTGGTCGGTACTCATGCGCTATTCCAAGAGCATGTCGAGTTCAAAAACCTTGGTTTAGTGATCATTGATGAGCAACACCGATTTGGTGTCCACCAGCGATTAGAGTTGCGTGAGAAAGGTGCAAAGCAAGGTTATTACCCACACCAATTGGTCATGACGGCAACACCGATTCCACGAACGTTAGCGATGACGGCCTATGCCGACCTCGAAACCTCAATTATTGATGAGTTGCCACCGGGTCGAACACCAATTCAAACCGTGGCAATTCCTGATACCAAGCGGGATGACATTGTCGAACGTGTGAAAAATGCGTGTCTCAATGAAGGTAAACAAGCCTATTGGGTATGTACGCTGATTGATGAGTCCGAAGTATTAGAAGCTCAAGCTGCGGCTGATACCGCTGAAGAGCTGCAACACAAACTGCCTGACGTCAAAATTGGTCTCGTGCACGGCCGAATGAAGCCTGCTGAGAAACAAGCTGTGATGCAGGAATTCAAAGAGAACAAACTGCATTTGTTGGTCGCGACTACCGTGATTGAAGTAGGCGTGGATGTACCGAATTCGAGCTTAATGATCATCGAAAACCCAGAGCGTCTTGGCCTTGCACAACTGCACCAACTACGAGGCCGTGTCGGCCGTGGTTCGGTCGCAAGCCATTGTGTATTGCTGTATCACTCACCACTGTCTAAAACCGCTCAGAAACGCTTAGGTGTGCTACGTGAAAGTAACGATGGCTTTGTCATTGCACAGCGAGATTTAGAAATTCGAGGGCCCGGTGAGCTGCTTGGCACTAAGCAGACGGGCTTGGCAGACTTTAAGATTGCTGACTTGGTACGAGACCAACGTTTGATCCCTGAAGTGCAGCGTATTGCGCGTCATATTCACGATAGCTACCCAGATAATGCTAAGGCGATCATCAACCGCTGGCTAGGCGAGCGCGATGTTTATTCCAAGGCTTAG